GCTGGCCTGGTTCCCCCTTTCGGACATGCACAGCATGGGACGGAGCGACCTGGGTGACCTTCTCTGGCACATGGTCCTGCCCGTGACGGTCCTGGTCCTCATCAACTTGGCGGGTTACCTCAAGTACTCGCGGGCCAGTATGCTGGAGGTGCTCAACCAGGACTACGTCCGCACGGCACGCGCCAAGGGCGTCCCCGAGCGGCGCGTCGTCTTCCGCCACGCCCTGCGCAACGCCCTCATCCCCGTGGTCACCGTCCTGGGGCTCGACCTGCCCATCGTCGTCTCGGGCGCCGCGCTGACCGAGGCGGTCTTCAACTGGCCCGGCATGGGCCAGCTCTTCGTGCAGATGGCCTACGCGCGCGAGTACTCGGTGCTGATGGCCATCACGATGATCGTCGCCGTCATGGTGGTGCTGGGCAACCTGTTGGCCGACATCCTCTACGCCATCATCGACCCCCGCGTCCAGCTGGGGGCCCGGGGGGCTGAGGCGCAATGAGCCAGGCGCATGTCCCGCTGCGGGAGCCCGCGGAGCCCCTCTTCGAGACCATCCGGCTCTCCGAGAAGCCGGAGTCGCCCTGGCGGGCGGCCGCCCGCCGCTTCAGCCAGAACCCCCTGGCCATGGGGGCGCTGGCCTTCGTCCTGCTGGAAGTGATCCTCGCCATCCTGGCGCCGTGGATCAGCCCGTACAACGCCGGCCAGCCCGACCTGAGCGCGATCCAGCAGCCGCCGAGCTGGCACCACTGGTTCGGCACGGACGACCTGGGGCGTGACATCTTGTCGCGCGTTCTGCTCTCCGGCCGGGTCTCGCTCCTGATCGGCTTCCTGGTAGCCGCCGGCACGGTGGTCGTCGGCTCCTTCATCGGCGCCGTCTCCGGCTACTTCGGCGGCTGGATCGACACAGTGCTGATGCGCTTCGTCGACGTGATGCTCTCCTTCCCCGCGCTCTTCCTGAACATCCTGGTGCTCGCCGTCTTCGGGACGAGCTTCGTCTACCTGATCCTGGTCCTGGTCTTCACCAGCTGGATGGGCGTGGCGCGGCTCGTGCGGGCGGAGTTCCTCCAGCTGCGCGAGATGCAGTACGTCGAGGCGGCCCGCGCCGCCGGCGTCTCCAGCTGGCGCATCATGTTCGGCCACCTGCTCCGGAACGCGGTGGCGCCCATCATCGTCAACGCGACGCTGATGGTGGGTGGCGCCATCCTTTCCGAGTCGGGCCTCTCCTTCCTCGGGCTGGGCGTGCAGCCGCCGCAGACCAGCTGGGGCCAGATGCTGAACGACGCGCAGAACTACATGCTGACCGAGCCCTGGATGGCGGTCTACCCCGGCCTGGCCATCTTCCTGACGGTGCTGGCGGTCAACTTCGTCGGCGACGGCATCCGCGACGCCATGGACCCCCGCCAGAAGGTCCGCGTGCCGAAAGGGAGGATCGAAGCGTGGCGCGCCCGCTACTCCAAATCGAAGGCCTGACGGTCGGCTTCTTCACCGATCGCGGCTACCTCAAGGTGCTCGACGGCATCTCGCTCGGCGTGGACCAGGGCGAGACGCTCTGCGTGGTGGGCGAGTCGGGCAGCGGCAAGAGCGTCACCGCGCTCAGCGTCATGCGCCTGATCGAGCACGACAACGGGGCCATCCTGGGCGGGCGGATCCTCTTCGACGGCGAGGACCTGGTCTCCAAGAGCCAGGAGGAGATGCGCCAGATCCGCGGCGGGCAGATCGCCATGATCTTCCAGGAGCCCATGACCGCCCTCAACCCGGTCTTCCCGGTGGGCGACCAGATCGCCGAGGCTGTCGTCCTGCACGAGGGCAAGTCCCGGGAGCAGGCCTGGGCGCGGGCGGTGGAGATGCTCCGCCTGGTGGGCATCCCCGAGCCGGAGGTGCGCGTCCACCAGTACCCGCACGAGTTCTCGGGCGGCATGCGGCAGCGTGCCATGATCGCCATGGCCCTGGCCTGCAACCCCAAGCTGCTCATCGCGGACGAGCCGACCACGGCGCTGGACGTCACCATCCAGGCGCAGATCCTGGACCTGCTGCGCCAGCTGAAGAGCGAGTTCGGCATGTCCATCCTGCTGATCACCCACGACATGGGCATCGCGGCGGAGATGGCCGACCGGGTGGCGGTCATGTACGCCGGCCGGGTGATGGAGACGGGCACGGTCTACGAGCTCTTCGACCGGCCCAGCCATCCCTATACGCAGGGGCTCCTCGCCTCCATCCCGGGGATGGAGGGGGAGCGGGGGGGCCGCCTCCACACCATCCGCGGCTCCATCCCCAACCTGGCCAACCTCCCCCCCGGCTGCCGCTTCCACCCGCGCTGCCCGTGGGCGGTGGAGCGCTGCAGGCAGGAGGAGCCGCCGCTCCGCCGGCTCGACGGCCACGAGGTGGCCTGCTGGCGGGCGGAGGAGGTGGCGGCCGCCGCGCCGGCCGCGGCAGCGGGAGCCGCCGGCGGCGGGAGCGAGGGTCCGCGCGCCGCGGAGGAAGGGGGGAGCGGGGCATGAGCACGGAGGCGGCAAGGGTGGCCGAGGTGCCGGCGGGCCTGGCCGAGCCGGGCGGGCCGCTCCTCCGCGCGGAGCACGTGAAGAAGTACTTCCCCATCCGGCGGGGTCTCCTCGGGCGGACGGTGGGCTACGTCCGCGCCGTCGACGACGTCAGCCTGGAGATCCAGCCCGGCGAGACCTACGGCCTGGTGGGCGAGTCCGGCTGCGGCAAGACGACGCTGGGCCGCGTGGTGCTGCGGCTGCAGGCGGCCACGTCGGGCGCCGTCTACTTCCGCGGGCAGGACATCCTGCGCCTGCCGGCCGGCGCCATGCGCGCGGTGCGGCGGGAGATGCAGATCGTCTTCCAGGACCCGTACGGCTCGCTCAACCCGCGCTTCACGGTGGGCGACATCATCGCCGAACCGCTCCGCGTCCACCGCTTCGGCAGCGCGCGGGAGATCGACGAGCGCGTGGCGGAGCTGATGCGCATGGTCGGCCTCGATCCGGCCTGGCGGAACCGCTTCCCGCACGAGTTCTCGGGCGGGCAGCGGCAGCGGGTGGGGATCGCCCGCGCCATCTCCCTCAATCCCAGCTTCATCGTCGCCGACGAGGCCGTCTCGGCGCTGGACGTCTCGGTGCAGTCGCAAATCCTCAACCTGCTCGGCGACCTGCAGGACCGGCTGGGGCTGACCTATCTCTTCATCGCCCACGGGCTCAACGTGGTCCGTCACATCTCGGACCACGTGGGGGTCATGTACCTGGGCCAGCTGGTGGAGGAGGCGGAGACGGACGAGCTTTTCGGTCATCCGGCGCACCCCTACACCGCGGCGCTGCTCTCGGCCATCCCTACGCCCAACCCGCACCGCCGGCGCCAGCGCATGATCCTGCAGGGCGAGGTGCCCTCGCCGGCCCGCCCGCCGGCGGGCTGCCGCTTCCACCCGCGCTGTCCCTTCGCGCAGCCGATCTGCTCGGAGCAGGCGCCCGAGCTGCGCGAAATCGCCGCCGGACACCGGGTGGCCTGTCACTTCCCGCTGGGCCAGGGCTGAGCTAGGATTCCGGGAAAGGGCTCGTGGCGAGGCGGGCGGCGACCGCCGCCCGGCGAGGAGGGAAACCGTTGGCGGAGCCACTCTTGGAAGTTCGCGACCTGAAGACCTACTTCCGCACCGAGGACGGCGTCGCGCGCGCCGTCGACGGCGTCAGCTTCGCGCTCGGACGCGGCGAGACGCTGGGCATCGTGGGCGAGTCGGGCAGCGGCAAGAGCGTCACCTCGCTCTCCATCATGCGGCTGATCCCCGACCCCCCGGGGCGCATCGCGGGCGGGCAGATCCTCTTCGAGGGGCGCGACCTGCTCGGGCTGAGCGAGCAGGAGATGCGGAAGATCCGCGGCAACGAGATCTCCATGATCTTCCAGGAACCCATGACCTCGCTCAACCCGGTCTTCACGGTCGGCCGCCAGATCGAGGAGAGCATCCGGCTCCACCAGAAGGTGGACGCCCGGGAGAGCCGCGTGCGGGCCATCGAGATGCTCCGCCGGGTCGGCATCCCCTCCCCGGAGGTGCGGGTCGACCAGTACCC
This is a stretch of genomic DNA from Bacillota bacterium. It encodes these proteins:
- a CDS encoding ABC transporter ATP-binding protein encodes the protein MARPLLQIEGLTVGFFTDRGYLKVLDGISLGVDQGETLCVVGESGSGKSVTALSVMRLIEHDNGAILGGRILFDGEDLVSKSQEEMRQIRGGQIAMIFQEPMTALNPVFPVGDQIAEAVVLHEGKSREQAWARAVEMLRLVGIPEPEVRVHQYPHEFSGGMRQRAMIAMALACNPKLLIADEPTTALDVTIQAQILDLLRQLKSEFGMSILLITHDMGIAAEMADRVAVMYAGRVMETGTVYELFDRPSHPYTQGLLASIPGMEGERGGRLHTIRGSIPNLANLPPGCRFHPRCPWAVERCRQEEPPLRRLDGHEVACWRAEEVAAAAPAAAAGAAGGGSEGPRAAEEGGSGA
- a CDS encoding ABC transporter permease, which codes for MSQAHVPLREPAEPLFETIRLSEKPESPWRAAARRFSQNPLAMGALAFVLLEVILAILAPWISPYNAGQPDLSAIQQPPSWHHWFGTDDLGRDILSRVLLSGRVSLLIGFLVAAGTVVVGSFIGAVSGYFGGWIDTVLMRFVDVMLSFPALFLNILVLAVFGTSFVYLILVLVFTSWMGVARLVRAEFLQLREMQYVEAARAAGVSSWRIMFGHLLRNAVAPIIVNATLMVGGAILSESGLSFLGLGVQPPQTSWGQMLNDAQNYMLTEPWMAVYPGLAIFLTVLAVNFVGDGIRDAMDPRQKVRVPKGRIEAWRARYSKSKA
- a CDS encoding ATP-binding cassette domain-containing protein, encoding MSTEAARVAEVPAGLAEPGGPLLRAEHVKKYFPIRRGLLGRTVGYVRAVDDVSLEIQPGETYGLVGESGCGKTTLGRVVLRLQAATSGAVYFRGQDILRLPAGAMRAVRREMQIVFQDPYGSLNPRFTVGDIIAEPLRVHRFGSAREIDERVAELMRMVGLDPAWRNRFPHEFSGGQRQRVGIARAISLNPSFIVADEAVSALDVSVQSQILNLLGDLQDRLGLTYLFIAHGLNVVRHISDHVGVMYLGQLVEEAETDELFGHPAHPYTAALLSAIPTPNPHRRRQRMILQGEVPSPARPPAGCRFHPRCPFAQPICSEQAPELREIAAGHRVACHFPLGQG
- a CDS encoding ABC transporter permease, yielding MGEYLVRRLLQSVLVLFLVSVVTFALIHAAPGGPTAIYLRPGVSPAVQQIQAHNLGLDRPLPIQYVNWLGLMLRGNFGYTFKNHLPVGQIVWPTLGNTLILMTTAWVLALLIAIPWGIYSSTRQYGVADNLGSVVGYVGFSMPTFWFGIILQMIFALSLAWFPLSDMHSMGRSDLGDLLWHMVLPVTVLVLINLAGYLKYSRASMLEVLNQDYVRTARAKGVPERRVVFRHALRNALIPVVTVLGLDLPIVVSGAALTEAVFNWPGMGQLFVQMAYAREYSVLMAITMIVAVMVVLGNLLADILYAIIDPRVQLGARGAEAQ